The genomic DNA GCAAATCAACAGTTACCCCTTTGTCCTTTATGTATATCCCAGATAgcgaaacaaaaatcaaaaatgcatGCATAAATAATGGTACAAATGATAACTCCAAGAGCGCCTGCAGCcaagaaaaagagaaacagcAATCTAAGATTCACAGCATGTCTGTAGTGAATGAAAGACGGAAAGAGTCCTCTGACAAAATCTTTACTTTCTCACATAGTCAGCAGAAGACAAAGGTTCAATGAGACTTTACATAAAATGGCAGTCACCCTGGGCCTTTGAAATTCTTTGACAGACTCTCCAGATCCATTGGAGGATTCTCTTAAAGAGAAGACACTTCTGCTTTATATATGCACTGGCCTGACTCACTTCAGCTCAGgttttctgtgatttttcttGTGATGCACTTTAAAAGCTTTCATGTTTAACTTACAGTATAAGTTCTTccagacagtaatttcaaaacTATCCGGATAAATGACATACCTGCTCCCTTGAACTTTCTACAATCACTAGGTGTCCACCTTTTATGACGCACTGATCACGGCTCAACTCCCAGGTCAGCTTAACAGTGGAGAAGAAGTAACACTTGGAATTGAAGAGGACCCAGCCCACTTCACAAACAGGGCAGGTAATTTCTGTggaaaatgaaactaaaaagaaaatgaaaaatgagagaTTAGATGACCAAAATACCTACAGTCTACTAATTAAATATCAAAGCACTTACTCCAGGACAGGCTTATCACATAACAGTAGTATTCCTTCAAGTTTCTAAGTTCTTTTGACAATTCATCATATTTCTCATTCAGAGTTCTGTACTGAGACTGCAGGGTAGCACGACTTTCCAGCAATGCACTGTAATTTCTTGTGTGTTGAGACTCTAAGGCAGCACAGCTTTCCAGCAGATCACTGTAGTTTCTTTTGCATTGAGACTGTTGGGCAGCTTGATTTGCCAGCAGAGCACTGTAGTTTCTGGTGTACTGGGACTGTAGAGTAGCAAGCCCCTCCAAAAGAGAATTGTAGGTACTGGTCAAgttgtaatttgcattttttaactctTCTAAGTCTTGCTCCTTCAGGTGTAATTTTATGAAATCTGAGTAAAATACGTCATTTAATACAGTCAGTAATGCAAAGCAATATGTCATTTAGGCTTCAGTTAAGAATGCTGTCAGTTTTAGactgaaaaaattgttttgataaaTCATACCAATTGTAGGTAGTTTATTAAATAAGATAACATCATACATAAGTCCACCACAAAGATATCAGTTCAATCTCTGCCTGTAACTGGTTACATAACTGAGTAAATCTAACTTGCACAttgaaaaacatatatataagaAATTTTACTTTAGCACAGCTCTCATAGAGCTC from Erpetoichthys calabaricus chromosome 5, fErpCal1.3, whole genome shotgun sequence includes the following:
- the LOC127527834 gene encoding C-type lectin domain family 4 member E-like, which gives rise to MTYCFALLTVLNDVFYSDFIKLHLKEQDLEELKNANYNLTSTYNSLLEGLATLQSQYTRNYSALLANQAAQQSQCKRNYSDLLESCAALESQHTRNYSALLESRATLQSQYRTLNEKYDELSKELRNLKEYYCYVISLSWISFSTEITCPVCEVGWVLFNSKCYFFSTVKLTWELSRDQCVIKGGHLVIVESSREQEFLENKINIMGGEEKFYWIGLNDKVKENEFVWVDGTPLSTNNRFWDGNQPNGDFNENCVQIWMKSVWNHWHDFPCATPTKWVCETTSSLLQI